A window of the Ardenticatenales bacterium genome harbors these coding sequences:
- a CDS encoding arginine decarboxylase, which yields MTHPIIGWERETPVPDGHRFNDYLHVVQGELHFGGVNLAQLFLKDRNAVEGPAFPGIGKSLPSPLEIVYLPKIRERIAAMQAFFAQARAELGYAGQFHYAYASKANAAEEVIRTTLGAGANHEMSSVVDVAIAFLMIERGLLTPDRFVICNGFKAAGTDYAQSILNLRRAHERLIPVIEDLGELPPLVSSEQRFQVGLRHKTYGPHADAAEMDAYDSRFGLDNEMLWRAASYVTAAPNLTLRLYHGMVGSQLTDPEEFIRRLTPPLEMFARLRQRYPSLSIFNFGGGMPAPMTLDFDFDYLDFVRRLLRTSQEICDRYGVPVPDIMGEFGRYTTTEHGAHLFKVITVKENNSPYPWYIIDGSIMTSFPDSWALGEHFIVLPLTHLDKPFQRVQLGGLTCDSDDIYPPKHSHSPLYLPVETDDLYLGFFGIGAYQEMLGGVRGSKHCVLPESDELIVDQDENGRYHFERVGGQSFDEVLRNLGFIK from the coding sequence ATGACGCATCCCATCATCGGCTGGGAGCGGGAAACACCCGTTCCCGACGGCCATCGCTTCAATGATTACTTGCACGTGGTACAGGGGGAACTCCATTTTGGCGGCGTCAATCTGGCGCAGCTTTTCCTCAAAGATCGCAACGCCGTTGAGGGGCCGGCATTTCCGGGAATTGGGAAATCATTGCCCAGCCCGTTGGAAATCGTCTACCTGCCCAAGATTCGGGAGCGCATTGCGGCAATGCAGGCGTTTTTTGCGCAGGCGCGCGCCGAATTGGGCTACGCCGGCCAGTTTCATTACGCCTATGCCTCCAAAGCGAACGCGGCGGAGGAGGTAATCCGTACCACGTTGGGCGCGGGGGCCAATCATGAGATGTCGTCCGTGGTGGATGTGGCAATTGCCTTCCTCATGATTGAGCGCGGACTGCTGACACCGGATCGTTTCGTTATCTGTAACGGCTTTAAGGCGGCGGGTACGGATTATGCGCAAAGCATACTCAACCTGCGCCGGGCGCATGAGCGGCTGATCCCGGTCATTGAGGACCTGGGCGAATTGCCGCCACTGGTATCGTCGGAGCAGCGGTTTCAGGTCGGGCTGCGGCATAAGACGTATGGCCCACATGCGGACGCGGCGGAGATGGATGCGTATGATTCTCGCTTTGGGCTGGATAATGAGATGCTGTGGCGGGCGGCCAGTTATGTGACGGCGGCGCCGAATCTGACGCTGCGGTTGTATCATGGCATGGTGGGTAGCCAGTTGACGGACCCGGAGGAGTTCATCCGGCGGTTGACGCCGCCGCTAGAGATGTTTGCGCGGCTGCGGCAGCGGTATCCGTCGTTGTCGATATTCAATTTTGGCGGGGGAATGCCGGCACCGATGACGCTGGACTTTGATTTTGACTATCTCGACTTCGTGCGCCGCCTCCTGCGTACCTCCCAGGAGATTTGCGACCGGTATGGCGTGCCCGTGCCCGACATCATGGGCGAATTTGGCCGTTACACCACCACTGAACATGGCGCGCACCTGTTCAAGGTGATCACGGTCAAAGAAAACAACTCCCCGTATCCGTGGTACATCATCGACGGCTCCATTATGACCTCGTTTCCGGACAGTTGGGCCTTGGGAGAGCATTTCATTGTTCTTCCCCTGACCCATCTGGACAAACCGTTCCAGCGGGTGCAACTTGGTGGCCTCACGTGTGATAGCGACGATATCTATCCACCCAAACACAGCCACTCTCCCCTCTACCTACCCGTGGAAACGGACGACCTCTACCTGGGGTTCTTTGGCATTGGCGCTTATCAGGAGATGCTGGGTGGGGTGCGGGGCAGCAAACATTGCGTTTTGCCCGAATCAGATGAATTGATCGTGGACCAGGACGAAAATGGTCGCTACCATTTTGAACGGGTCGGCGGCCAGTCTTTTGATGAGGTACTGCGCAACCTCGGCTTCATCAAGTAG
- a CDS encoding restriction endonuclease: protein MPASTTPPTTRTSIIRQSARQLRNAGKYNRHSPLLNKNPSFSITTMSSQSRQTLSLAEYTPHFLPAHQLPEALGTRLWQQYGRQISVEFPSPKTGGQWRLTSLGWVGHIPLHPDFHLRLQPKTPLANLFGMMTYAYRLRSWRWLDGLTTSASLPEFYEQLARLLAERVLLRARQGLRRDYVSREASLPFLRGRLNLAAALRQPPAVTLPCRYQEQTTDTTDNQILAWTLWLVAHSPLLSDSTRLLLRRAFWTLHGLVRLRPVLPWECLDRPYDRLNLDYAPLHAICRFFLTHTGPDHQSGGEPMWPFLVDMARLYELFVAEWLQAHLPAAYTLKAQEQVSFDDGALRLRIDLALYHAAGASPLAVLDTKYKLAAQPTAEDVTQIVAYAQAKQCAQAILIYPAPLARPFHIRVGQVQVRALPFALDGDLEAGGEWLLAQLALV from the coding sequence ATGCCGGCATCAACCACCCCACCCACGACCAGAACGAGTATAATCAGGCAGTCGGCGCGGCAGTTGCGGAATGCCGGCAAGTATAACAGGCACAGCCCACTCCTGAACAAAAACCCGTCGTTTTCCATCACCACCATGAGCAGCCAGAGCAGACAAACGCTTTCCCTTGCCGAATATACCCCCCACTTCCTGCCGGCCCACCAACTCCCGGAGGCGTTGGGAACCCGCTTGTGGCAGCAGTACGGGCGGCAAATTTCCGTGGAATTTCCCTCGCCGAAAACGGGTGGGCAGTGGCGGCTCACCTCACTGGGGTGGGTCGGGCACATTCCCCTGCATCCCGATTTCCATCTGCGCTTGCAACCGAAAACACCCCTGGCAAACCTGTTCGGCATGATGACGTATGCCTACAGGCTGCGAAGCTGGCGCTGGTTGGACGGATTGACCACCAGCGCCTCGCTGCCGGAATTTTATGAGCAGTTGGCCCGGCTGCTGGCGGAGCGCGTACTGCTGCGGGCGCGGCAAGGATTGCGCCGCGATTATGTGTCGCGGGAAGCCTCGCTGCCGTTCCTGCGCGGGCGGCTGAACCTGGCGGCGGCACTGCGGCAGCCGCCAGCGGTCACGCTGCCTTGCCGCTACCAGGAGCAAACGACGGACACGACGGACAACCAGATTCTGGCCTGGACCTTGTGGCTCGTCGCGCACAGCCCGCTGCTGAGCGACTCCACACGCCTGCTGCTACGGCGCGCCTTCTGGACGCTGCATGGATTGGTGCGTTTGCGCCCGGTGTTGCCGTGGGAATGCCTTGACCGCCCTTATGACCGCCTCAATTTGGACTACGCGCCGCTGCACGCCATTTGCCGCTTTTTCCTCACGCACACGGGACCCGACCACCAGAGTGGAGGGGAACCGATGTGGCCTTTCCTGGTGGACATGGCCCGCCTATACGAGCTGTTCGTGGCCGAATGGTTGCAGGCGCATCTGCCCGCCGCCTACACGCTGAAGGCGCAGGAGCAGGTCAGCTTTGATGACGGTGCGCTTCGTTTACGGATTGACCTGGCTCTCTATCATGCCGCTGGCGCGTCGCCCCTGGCCGTGTTGGACACGAAATACAAGCTGGCCGCGCAACCGACGGCGGAAGACGTGACCCAGATTGTCGCTTACGCCCAAGCAAAACAATGCGCGCAGGCCATCCTCATCTACCCCGCTCCCCTGGCGCGCCCCTTTCACATCCGGGTTGGTCAGGTGCAGGTGCGCGCGCTCCCCTTTGCCCTGGATGGCGATCTGGAAGCGGGAGGAGAGTGGCTCCTGGCGCAGCTTGCGCTTGTCTGA
- the ansA gene encoding asparaginase has protein sequence MSSNKARIFIAYTGGTVGMKKTANGYQPIPGYLQHLMAHIPQFQAEAIPHYDIYQFQPLLDSANMTPANWGEIARVIYAHYEHYDGFLVLHGTDTMSFTASALSFMLENLGKPVILTGSQIPLAEPRSDALENLLSSLMILGKYHRHLAGVFLYFHNNLFRGNRTVKVDTDAFAAFASPNFPPVGLAGINFEIDWELANAPGTIDETTDPPTVVQIGDAVVAAFRLFPGLKAEYLSTILAPPVQGVVLECFGAGNAPAHNRPFMQALAAATEQGVVIVDVAQPLRGSADLRLYATGRALLDVGVVSGYDMTAEAALTKLFYLFAKGYTPTQVRRLVQENLRGELTPPAEVPPATDMLRRRLVSYRRRQ, from the coding sequence ATGTCCAGTAACAAAGCACGCATCTTCATCGCCTACACCGGCGGCACCGTCGGCATGAAAAAAACGGCCAACGGGTATCAACCTATCCCCGGTTACTTACAACACCTGATGGCGCACATACCCCAGTTTCAAGCCGAAGCCATCCCCCACTACGACATTTACCAGTTCCAACCGCTATTGGACAGCGCCAACATGACGCCCGCCAACTGGGGAGAAATCGCCCGCGTTATCTACGCCCACTACGAGCATTACGACGGTTTCCTCGTCCTGCACGGCACGGACACCATGTCCTTCACCGCCTCCGCCCTCTCTTTCATGCTAGAAAACCTGGGTAAGCCCGTCATCCTCACCGGCTCACAAATTCCCCTGGCGGAACCGCGCAGCGACGCCCTGGAAAATCTACTCTCCTCCCTCATGATCCTGGGAAAATATCACCGCCATCTGGCCGGGGTTTTTCTCTATTTCCACAACAACCTGTTCCGCGGCAACCGCACTGTAAAAGTAGACACCGACGCTTTTGCCGCCTTTGCCTCGCCCAACTTTCCCCCCGTGGGCCTGGCGGGCATCAACTTCGAGATCGATTGGGAGTTAGCCAACGCGCCGGGCACGATAGACGAGACCACCGATCCGCCGACCGTCGTACAGATTGGGGATGCGGTCGTGGCCGCGTTTCGCCTCTTTCCCGGACTGAAGGCGGAATATCTCAGCACGATTTTGGCCCCGCCGGTGCAAGGGGTCGTGCTGGAATGCTTCGGCGCGGGGAACGCACCCGCGCACAATCGCCCATTTATGCAGGCATTGGCGGCGGCAACAGAGCAGGGGGTGGTCATCGTGGACGTGGCGCAACCGCTGCGCGGTTCGGCGGACCTGCGGCTGTATGCCACGGGACGGGCGCTGCTGGATGTGGGGGTGGTCAGCGGCTACGATATGACGGCGGAAGCGGCGCTGACGAAGCTGTTTTATCTTTTTGCGAAAGGGTATACACCCACGCAGGTGCGGCGGCTGGTGCAGGAGAATTTGCGCGGCGAACTGACACCGCCGGCGGAAGTGCCGCCGGCAACCGATATGCTGCGACGGCGGCTGGTAAGTTATCGCCGCCGCCAGTAG
- a CDS encoding metallophosphoesterase, producing MIPPLRSAPETVWQVRPSSAPRLDLLEQSWLHKGMLWFYRPAAWTWPRVAALSLLLVFLLAGWWRLFVSPDAAWRAGGLMLLFAATDALWLASLPRLGISWGEWRSHLFVLATPRLFLAAALAFLAHWLPNGALLLLAAVQLTGTLLLIWGTWIEPHRLSLTRLHVPVAGIHAPLHILHVSDLHVERFSRREQRVLELARQANPDLILITGDYLNLSYVHDAAAQAASRRVLRQLRARLGVFATLGSPPLDVREIMPAFFHDLPIHLLRHQARLLDLGDGRQLALLGIDCSHDLPYDAAILQELTAALPPAVPRILLYHSPELMPEANAGNIDLYLCGHTHGGQIRLPFYGALLTSSQLGKQYEMGHYQAGRTHLYVSRGIGLEGLSAPRVRFLCPPEITLITLHPA from the coding sequence ATGATCCCCCCTTTGCGCAGCGCGCCGGAAACGGTTTGGCAGGTGCGGCCTTCATCCGCGCCCCGGCTCGATCTGCTGGAACAAAGCTGGCTGCACAAAGGGATGTTGTGGTTCTACCGGCCCGCGGCCTGGACCTGGCCGCGGGTAGCCGCCCTCAGCCTGCTGCTGGTGTTCCTGCTGGCAGGCTGGTGGCGGCTTTTTGTCTCGCCGGACGCTGCCTGGCGCGCCGGCGGCCTCATGCTCCTTTTTGCCGCGACCGACGCGCTGTGGTTGGCGTCGCTGCCGCGTCTGGGCATCTCCTGGGGCGAATGGCGTTCCCACCTCTTTGTGCTGGCGACGCCGCGCCTGTTTCTGGCGGCGGCGCTGGCGTTCCTGGCTCACTGGCTGCCGAATGGGGCCTTGCTCCTTTTGGCCGCCGTGCAGTTAACGGGGACGCTGCTCCTCATTTGGGGGACGTGGATTGAACCACATCGCCTGTCGCTGACCCGGTTGCATGTGCCGGTTGCCGGCATTCACGCCCCCCTCCACATTCTACACGTCAGCGACCTGCACGTGGAACGATTCTCGCGGCGGGAGCAGCGCGTCCTGGAGCTGGCGCGCCAGGCGAACCCGGACCTGATCCTGATCACGGGGGACTATCTCAACCTGTCGTATGTGCATGACGCGGCGGCGCAGGCGGCGTCGCGCCGGGTGCTGCGCCAGTTGCGCGCTCGGTTGGGGGTTTTTGCTACGCTGGGGAGTCCGCCGTTGGATGTGCGGGAGATAATGCCGGCATTTTTCCACGACCTCCCTATCCACCTGCTGCGCCACCAGGCCCGCCTCCTCGACCTCGGTGACGGCCGGCAGTTGGCGCTTCTGGGCATTGATTGCAGCCACGATCTCCCCTACGACGCGGCCATTTTGCAGGAATTGACCGCGGCCTTGCCCCCCGCCGTTCCCCGCATTCTGCTTTATCACTCACCCGAACTCATGCCGGAGGCAAATGCCGGCAACATTGACCTCTACCTCTGCGGCCACACCCACGGCGGCCAGATTCGCCTCCCCTTCTACGGCGCGCTCCTCACCAGTTCGCAGTTGGGCAAACAATACGAAATGGGGCACTATCAGGCCGGGCGCACCCACCTCTACGTCAGTCGCGGCATCGGCCTGGAAGGATTGAGCGCCCCCCGTGTGCGCTTCCTCTGCCCTCCCGAAATCACCCTGATAACACTCCACCCCGCCTGA
- a CDS encoding copper chaperone PCu(A)C: MKTLLRFSHTLFVPLMLLLVACGAQASGVQVTDVWGRPSPMMAQSGAFYMTIENKGAEDDALLRVETAACGVTELHESSMDDAGVMQMRPVEGGRIEIPAGGTVTLKAGGLHVMCLQMPQAFATGEKIPLTLVFENAGTLPIEAEIR, encoded by the coding sequence ATGAAGACTTTGTTACGTTTTTCACACACTTTGTTCGTGCCTTTGATGTTGCTGTTGGTTGCCTGTGGCGCGCAAGCGTCAGGCGTTCAGGTGACGGACGTTTGGGGACGGCCTTCACCGATGATGGCGCAATCGGGGGCGTTTTATATGACCATCGAAAACAAGGGAGCGGAGGATGACGCGCTGCTGCGTGTGGAGACTGCCGCCTGCGGGGTGACGGAACTGCACGAATCGTCGATGGACGATGCGGGTGTGATGCAGATGCGCCCCGTGGAGGGGGGACGCATTGAGATTCCCGCGGGTGGCACGGTGACGCTGAAGGCGGGCGGGCTGCACGTGATGTGTTTGCAAATGCCGCAGGCGTTTGCGACGGGTGAGAAGATTCCGCTGACGCTGGTGTTTGAAAATGCCGGCACGCTCCCCATCGAAGCCGAAATCCGTTAA
- a CDS encoding choice-of-anchor B family protein, whose translation MRHVPRFALIIVLAGIILLVGGRAHANTQSVDCVDGYADIYPCENVNLLGQVTLADMGVTNPDLHGNDHWGWTDPDTGKDYVVFGISDRTTFIDVSDPTGPVFLGTLMGADGASQWRDIKVYENYAFITADIPTSSGVQVFDLTKLRDVTNPPETFTADAFYDGFGPGHNLWINEESGYLYAFRSNTCDAAIHVVNIQDPLNPTFAGCVATDDAPLSDSECIMYDGPDADYTGREICFTGSDDDMGIDDVTDKENPVVIARFGYPTIQRAHQGSLTADRKYWLLSDTMDEQNLGINTRTYAFDVTDLDNPHYLGYYEHDNTSRDHNLYIVGHLAYETNWTAGLHILDISNLPGTDFTEVGYFDVMPETNSIAQEGSWSNYPWWDDFVSVSTTAGGLYLLQYVPEAPTSVSLSGFAGIPATPLWLPLLLLGSLSLVILAWRKQRA comes from the coding sequence ATGCGTCATGTTCCCCGATTTGCCCTTATCATTGTGCTGGCCGGCATCATATTGCTGGTCGGCGGGCGCGCCCACGCCAACACCCAAAGCGTTGACTGCGTTGATGGCTACGCGGACATTTACCCCTGCGAAAACGTCAACTTGCTCGGTCAGGTCACGCTGGCGGACATGGGCGTCACCAATCCCGACCTCCATGGCAACGACCATTGGGGCTGGACGGACCCGGATACAGGCAAAGATTATGTCGTCTTTGGCATCTCGGACCGAACCACCTTCATCGATGTGTCCGACCCCACCGGCCCCGTTTTTCTGGGCACGCTCATGGGGGCGGACGGCGCTTCGCAGTGGCGCGACATCAAGGTTTACGAGAATTATGCCTTTATCACGGCGGATATTCCCACGTCAAGCGGCGTCCAGGTCTTTGACCTGACGAAACTGCGCGACGTGACCAACCCGCCGGAAACCTTCACCGCCGACGCCTTCTACGATGGCTTTGGCCCCGGCCACAACCTGTGGATTAACGAGGAAAGCGGTTATCTCTACGCTTTCCGCTCCAACACCTGCGATGCGGCCATCCACGTCGTCAACATCCAGGACCCGCTCAATCCCACCTTTGCCGGCTGCGTGGCCACGGACGACGCCCCGCTGTCCGACAGCGAATGCATCATGTATGACGGGCCGGACGCCGATTACACCGGGCGCGAAATCTGCTTCACCGGCAGCGACGATGACATGGGTATTGACGACGTAACGGACAAGGAAAACCCTGTCGTCATCGCCCGCTTTGGTTATCCCACGATCCAGCGCGCGCATCAAGGCTCCCTGACGGCAGATCGCAAGTATTGGCTTCTCAGCGACACGATGGATGAGCAAAATTTGGGCATCAACACGCGCACCTACGCTTTTGATGTCACCGACCTGGATAACCCGCACTATCTCGGCTACTACGAACACGACAACACCTCGCGCGACCACAACCTGTACATCGTCGGCCATCTGGCTTATGAAACCAACTGGACGGCGGGGCTGCACATTCTGGACATCAGCAACCTGCCGGGCACCGACTTCACGGAGGTGGGTTACTTCGACGTGATGCCGGAGACGAACAGTATCGCGCAGGAAGGGTCGTGGAGTAATTACCCGTGGTGGGATGACTTCGTCAGCGTCAGCACGACGGCGGGCGGTCTCTATTTGCTGCAATATGTGCCGGAAGCGCCGACGAGTGTGAGTTTGAGCGGTTTTGCCGGCATTCCCGCCACCCCCCTCTGGCTCCCCCTGCTCCTGCTCGGCAGCCTCTCCCTCGTCATCCTCGCCTGGCGCAAACAACGCGCCTGA
- a CDS encoding cytochrome P450, with protein MSTLTSPSPTQITASPYPPGPKGHFVTGTVREFQQDSLGTVIRMHRQYGDAVRMRFFLHYYGYLFFHPDHYKHILQDNNRNYTKMPSPTFQVMEPLVGNGLLTSDGDFWRRQRRLAQPAFHRRRVASFGETMVQATARMLDRWHTAARDGQPLDVSAEMTQLTLEIAGLTLFSMDLTGQASTVGTAFTDVNHIITRLTMQPFAPFTVRMPFVPTTRRLNAGIHTLDTVVHQIISDRHADNKDHGDLLSMLMLARDEETGAAMTDRQLRDEVMTLLLAGHETTAVALSWVLYLLARHPDVARRLEAEIDDVLAGRTVSMEDLPRLTYTSMVIDETMRLYPPAYAIARWAQEADEVGGYRVDAQSALTLFPYITHRHPEFWPQPETFDPERFTPARVAERPRFAYVPFGGGPRQCIGNSFALTEAQLILASLVQRYRWQPVSAAPVEVEPLITLRPKGGLPMRLQPRA; from the coding sequence ATGTCTACGCTTACTTCCCCTTCCCCCACGCAGATTACCGCCAGCCCATATCCGCCTGGCCCCAAGGGGCACTTCGTCACGGGTACGGTGCGCGAGTTCCAGCAAGATTCGCTGGGAACGGTCATCCGTATGCACCGGCAGTATGGCGATGCGGTCCGGATGCGCTTCTTTCTGCACTACTATGGCTACCTGTTCTTCCACCCGGACCATTACAAGCACATTTTGCAGGACAACAACCGCAACTACACCAAGATGCCCAGCCCCACGTTTCAGGTGATGGAGCCATTGGTGGGCAATGGCCTGCTGACCAGCGATGGGGATTTCTGGCGGCGACAGCGGCGGCTGGCGCAGCCTGCCTTCCACCGCCGCCGTGTCGCCAGCTTTGGCGAGACGATGGTGCAGGCCACGGCGCGGATGCTGGACCGCTGGCATACGGCGGCGCGAGATGGGCAGCCGTTGGACGTGAGCGCGGAGATGACGCAGCTGACGCTGGAGATCGCCGGCCTGACGCTGTTCAGTATGGACCTGACGGGGCAGGCAAGCACGGTGGGGACGGCGTTCACGGATGTGAACCACATTATCACGCGCCTGACGATGCAGCCGTTTGCCCCGTTTACGGTGCGGATGCCTTTTGTGCCCACGACGCGGAGATTAAATGCCGGCATTCACACCCTCGACACCGTTGTCCACCAAATCATCAGCGACCGCCACGCCGACAACAAAGACCACGGCGACCTCCTCTCCATGCTCATGCTGGCCCGCGACGAAGAAACCGGCGCCGCCATGACCGACCGGCAACTACGCGACGAAGTGATGACGCTGCTGCTCGCCGGACACGAAACAACCGCCGTCGCCCTCAGTTGGGTACTCTACCTGCTCGCCCGGCATCCCGACGTCGCCCGCCGCCTGGAAGCAGAGATTGACGACGTGCTGGCCGGACGAACCGTGAGCATGGAAGACCTGCCACGGCTCACCTACACCAGCATGGTCATTGACGAGACGATGCGCCTCTATCCGCCCGCCTACGCCATCGCCCGCTGGGCGCAGGAGGCGGACGAAGTAGGCGGCTACCGCGTCGATGCCCAATCCGCCCTCACCCTCTTCCCCTACATCACCCACCGTCACCCCGAATTCTGGCCGCAACCGGAAACCTTCGATCCCGAACGCTTCACGCCCGCGCGGGTAGCCGAACGTCCCCGCTTTGCCTACGTACCATTTGGCGGCGGACCGCGCCAATGTATCGGCAACAGCTTCGCCCTCACCGAAGCGCAGTTGATTCTCGCCTCGCTGGTGCAGCGTTACCGCTGGCAGCCGGTCAGCGCCGCTCCCGTGGAAGTTGAACCGCTGATCACGCTGCGGCCCAAAGGGGGCCTGCCCATGCGCCTGCAGCCGCGCGCCTGA
- a CDS encoding D-cysteine desulfhydrase family protein, with protein MNPRYPDRVRIAHLPTPVEPLERLTRHLGGPQLFIKRDDQTGLAGGGNKTRKLEFLVADALAQGCDHLITTGAPQSNHCRQTAAAAAHFGLGCSLVLRGTEPPTSTGNILLDRLLGAHLYWCDDRPGAEVMAAVAAEVKAMGRKPYVIPLGGSNVFGAASYVLAMEELMAQLAAMPLNVDFIVFASSSGGTQAGIVLGARVFGFRGKILGISVDHEAQALQTQVAALATATATHLDLGTVSVADQVEVNDDYLGGGYAVMGETELEAMRLLGQFEGILLDPVYTGRAMGGLVDLIRWGAFRRGHKVLFWHTGGMPALFAYADKLI; from the coding sequence ATGAACCCCAGGTATCCAGATCGCGTCCGCATTGCCCACCTGCCCACACCCGTGGAACCACTGGAACGATTAACACGGCATCTGGGAGGACCCCAGTTGTTCATCAAGCGGGACGACCAGACCGGGCTGGCGGGTGGCGGTAACAAAACGCGCAAGCTGGAGTTCCTGGTGGCGGATGCGCTGGCGCAGGGGTGCGATCATTTGATTACGACGGGCGCGCCGCAAAGCAACCATTGCCGGCAAACCGCCGCCGCCGCCGCGCATTTTGGTCTGGGGTGCAGCCTGGTGCTGCGCGGGACGGAGCCGCCCACCAGCACCGGCAATATCCTCCTGGACCGACTCCTGGGCGCGCACCTCTACTGGTGCGATGACCGCCCCGGCGCGGAAGTGATGGCCGCCGTGGCCGCGGAAGTGAAGGCCATGGGGCGCAAACCCTACGTCATCCCCCTGGGTGGCTCCAACGTCTTCGGGGCGGCCAGCTACGTGCTGGCCATGGAGGAGCTGATGGCGCAGTTGGCGGCGATGCCGCTCAACGTGGACTTCATTGTGTTTGCCAGCAGCAGCGGCGGCACGCAGGCGGGCATCGTGCTGGGGGCGCGAGTTTTTGGCTTCCGTGGCAAAATTCTGGGAATCAGCGTGGACCACGAGGCGCAGGCGCTGCAAACGCAGGTGGCGGCGCTGGCCACGGCGACGGCCACGCACCTGGACCTGGGGACGGTGTCGGTCGCGGACCAGGTGGAAGTGAATGATGATTATCTGGGGGGCGGTTACGCGGTGATGGGGGAGACGGAACTGGAAGCGATGCGCTTGCTGGGGCAGTTTGAGGGGATTTTGCTGGACCCGGTGTACACGGGGCGGGCGATGGGCGGGTTGGTTGACCTGATTCGCTGGGGGGCCTTCCGGCGCGGGCACAAGGTTTTATTCTGGCACACGGGAGGAATGCCGGCACTCTTCGCCTATGCGGACAAACTCATCTGA
- a CDS encoding DUF3368 domain-containing protein, with protein MTSVAIADASCLIALHQITALDMSSLKNRVFRLSGKNYQSGSCVKTRFLTFQSIYVPPAVMQEIRTVRPRPDWVIVQPLQQPLSADVLRASLGAGESQVIGLAIELTLTKRDMVVILDDLPARRLAEGLGLFVLGTLGILMLAKRRGVISVLRPLLDLLRNHDFRIADNLYEQVLKGSGEW; from the coding sequence ATGACTTCCGTTGCCATTGCGGATGCCAGTTGTCTGATTGCGTTGCACCAAATAACAGCATTAGACATGAGTTCACTGAAAAACCGGGTTTTTCGATTGTCCGGCAAAAATTACCAGAGTGGTTCATGTGTAAAAACCCGGTTTTTGACCTTTCAGTCAATCTATGTCCCGCCCGCAGTTATGCAAGAAATCCGCACGGTTCGCCCGCGACCAGATTGGGTCATCGTGCAACCATTGCAACAGCCGCTCAGTGCTGATGTGTTGCGCGCTTCGTTGGGGGCTGGAGAAAGTCAGGTTATTGGTCTTGCCATAGAATTGACGCTAACGAAAAGAGATATGGTCGTCATTTTGGACGACTTACCTGCCAGACGCCTTGCGGAAGGTTTGGGGCTTTTTGTGCTAGGCACGTTGGGAATTCTGATGTTGGCGAAGAGGCGTGGAGTGATTTCAGTTTTACGCCCTTTGCTGGACCTCCTACGCAACCATGATTTTCGGATAGCTGACAATCTATATGAACAGGTGCTTAAGGGTAGTGGAGAATGGTAA
- a CDS encoding UPF0175 family protein encodes MQAVQVELNEQLVALLQALNRPVHETAQELIVIELYRQRRISSGKAAELLDMSRDAFIAYTSRLGIPFFDMTMDEWAAERQRLEMIQ; translated from the coding sequence ATGCAAGCGGTTCAGGTTGAGTTGAACGAACAGTTGGTTGCTTTGTTGCAGGCCCTAAACCGGCCAGTACACGAAACCGCCCAAGAGTTGATAGTGATTGAACTGTATCGACAGCGACGTATTAGCAGCGGGAAAGCAGCGGAGCTGTTGGATATGTCAAGAGATGCCTTTATTGCGTATACTTCTCGACTAGGAATCCCCTTTTTTGATATGACGATGGATGAATGGGCGGCAGAGAGGCAACGATTGGAAATGATTCAATGA